Proteins encoded together in one Pseudomonas arsenicoxydans window:
- a CDS encoding oxidoreductase, giving the protein MPTSSPAFAHLFEPLQLRGKRLKNRIMSSGHDTSMPTDNLVNEQLIAYHTARAEGGVGLIVLQVAGVHDSARYTSHVLMATDDACIEGYRKIAESCHAHGTVVLSQIFHPGREIMESSDGLLAVAYSPSAVPNERFRVMPRALDQAMIDEIVAGYGAAARRLYQAGIDGVEVVASHGYLPAQFINPRVNRRTDGYNGELDQRLRFLREVIAAVRANTDDQFIIGLRISADERDPEGLTEDESLAAVQSLQTMLDYVHIVAGTSASLGGAVHIVPPMAIEAAYLAKEAGTFKASLSIPLFVTGRINQPQEAELILARGQADVCGMTRALICDPQMPNKTDTGHVEDVRACIACNQACIGHFHKGLPISCIQHPETGRELIFGQRQLTKQRKRIMVAGGGPAGMKAAAVAAQRGHDVTLYEASSQLGGQVLLAQLLPRRAEFGGASTNLQREMELAGVRVVRNARVDRALVELERPDMVILATGAEPYWPAFERGGELQVVDAWQVLRDEVQIGRSVVVVDWRCDWIGPGIAERLVRAGHQVQLAVNGTHCGENLPLYVRDHLAGELHKLGIPITPYARLYGCDDNTVYLQHTASGEPMLFENIDTLVLCQGHQPVDTLGAELQGLVEFRRIGDCLAPRTAEEAIYEGLKVAWEL; this is encoded by the coding sequence ATGCCGACCTCGTCCCCTGCTTTTGCGCACCTGTTCGAACCCTTGCAGCTGCGTGGCAAACGGCTGAAAAACCGCATCATGTCCAGCGGTCACGACACTTCTATGCCCACCGACAACCTGGTCAATGAGCAACTGATCGCCTACCACACTGCAAGGGCCGAAGGCGGCGTCGGGCTGATCGTGCTGCAAGTGGCCGGTGTGCATGACAGCGCGCGGTACACCTCGCATGTGCTGATGGCCACTGACGATGCCTGCATCGAGGGCTATCGCAAGATCGCCGAGAGTTGCCACGCGCATGGCACAGTGGTGCTGTCGCAAATCTTCCATCCGGGGCGAGAGATCATGGAGTCCAGCGATGGCCTGCTGGCCGTCGCTTACTCGCCTTCGGCGGTGCCCAACGAACGCTTTCGAGTGATGCCGCGAGCGCTCGATCAAGCGATGATCGATGAGATCGTCGCCGGCTACGGCGCAGCGGCCCGACGCTTGTATCAAGCCGGAATCGACGGGGTGGAAGTGGTCGCAAGCCACGGTTACCTGCCGGCGCAATTCATCAACCCACGGGTCAACCGTCGCACCGATGGCTACAACGGTGAGTTGGACCAACGCCTGCGTTTCCTGCGTGAAGTGATCGCGGCTGTGCGTGCCAACACCGATGACCAGTTCATCATCGGCCTGCGTATTTCCGCCGATGAACGCGACCCTGAAGGCCTGACCGAGGACGAATCCCTGGCTGCCGTGCAATCGTTGCAAACGATGCTTGATTACGTGCATATCGTCGCCGGGACCTCGGCTTCATTGGGCGGCGCCGTACACATCGTGCCGCCGATGGCGATCGAAGCGGCTTATCTGGCCAAGGAAGCCGGCACTTTCAAGGCCAGTCTGTCGATTCCGCTGTTCGTCACCGGGCGCATCAACCAACCACAGGAAGCCGAACTGATTCTGGCGCGCGGTCAGGCCGATGTTTGCGGCATGACCCGCGCCCTGATCTGCGACCCGCAAATGCCCAACAAAACCGACACCGGCCACGTCGAAGATGTGCGCGCCTGTATCGCCTGCAATCAGGCGTGCATCGGCCACTTTCACAAAGGCCTGCCGATCTCTTGCATCCAGCATCCGGAAACCGGGCGCGAGCTGATCTTTGGCCAACGACAACTGACGAAGCAACGCAAACGCATCATGGTCGCTGGCGGTGGCCCGGCCGGAATGAAAGCTGCCGCCGTCGCGGCTCAGCGCGGACATGACGTGACGCTCTACGAAGCCAGCTCGCAACTCGGTGGCCAGGTATTGCTCGCGCAATTGTTACCGCGACGTGCTGAATTCGGTGGTGCCAGCACCAACCTGCAACGGGAAATGGAATTGGCCGGCGTGCGCGTCGTGCGCAACGCTCGCGTCGACCGGGCACTGGTCGAACTCGAACGGCCGGACATGGTGATCCTCGCCACCGGTGCCGAACCGTATTGGCCAGCGTTCGAGCGCGGCGGTGAATTGCAGGTGGTAGACGCCTGGCAAGTACTGCGCGATGAAGTGCAGATCGGCCGTTCCGTGGTGGTGGTCGACTGGCGCTGCGACTGGATCGGACCCGGTATCGCTGAACGTCTGGTCCGCGCCGGGCACCAGGTACAACTGGCCGTCAACGGCACCCATTGCGGAGAAAACCTGCCGCTGTATGTGCGCGATCACCTGGCTGGAGAACTACACAAACTCGGCATCCCGATCACGCCTTACGCGCGCCTGTATGGCTGCGACGACAACACTGTCTACCTGCAACACACCGCCAGCGGCGAGCCGATGCTGTTCGAAAACATCGACACGCTCGTGCTCTGCCAAGGCCATCAACCGGTCGATACGCTGGGCGCCGAGCTTCAAGGCCTGGTGGAGTTCCGGCGCATCGGCGACTGCCTCGCCCCGCGCACCGCCGAAGAAGCCATCTACGAAGGTTTGAAAGTCGCCTGGGAGCTTTGA
- a CDS encoding ABC transporter substrate-binding protein, which translates to MKSNTLKHGFLLLSLAMSLGSAQAAPDMVVVGYGGAGQKAQDVAFFQPFSAADHSKLIQSEYNGEMARIKVMVDTGNADWDVVQIEGPDLMRGCDEGMYEKLDWKTLGRAEQLIPDAAQACGSAALVWSVAIAYDTQKLAQAPTSWADFWDVQKIPGKRGLRKRAVYNLEFALLADGVKVEDVYSVLNTPQGVDRAFAKLTELKPYIQWWEAGAQPAQWLTAGDVVMTSTYSGRVADAAQNGSHLGLVWPGSLYGMDYWAIIKGSKHVDQAKRFIAFANQPDAQVKYVEQIPYGPTNTEAAARLDAKLAQWVPTAPQNLKGALSMDVAFWVDHGEELEERFNAWASK; encoded by the coding sequence ATGAAATCGAACACGCTCAAGCACGGTTTCTTGTTGCTGTCCCTGGCCATGAGCCTGGGCAGCGCTCAGGCAGCACCGGATATGGTGGTGGTGGGTTACGGCGGCGCCGGCCAGAAAGCCCAGGATGTGGCGTTTTTCCAGCCGTTCAGCGCGGCGGATCACAGCAAGCTGATCCAGAGCGAATACAACGGTGAGATGGCCCGGATCAAAGTGATGGTCGACACCGGCAACGCCGATTGGGACGTAGTGCAGATCGAAGGCCCGGACCTGATGCGCGGTTGCGACGAAGGCATGTACGAAAAACTCGACTGGAAAACCCTGGGGCGCGCCGAGCAGTTGATTCCCGACGCGGCGCAGGCGTGCGGTTCCGCGGCGCTGGTGTGGAGCGTGGCAATTGCCTACGACACGCAAAAGCTGGCGCAGGCCCCGACCTCGTGGGCCGACTTCTGGGACGTGCAGAAAATCCCCGGCAAACGTGGGCTGCGCAAACGCGCGGTGTACAACCTGGAATTCGCCTTGCTGGCCGACGGCGTGAAGGTTGAGGACGTGTATTCAGTGTTGAACACGCCGCAAGGTGTCGACCGCGCCTTCGCCAAACTCACCGAACTCAAACCCTACATCCAGTGGTGGGAAGCTGGCGCGCAACCGGCGCAATGGCTGACAGCCGGGGATGTGGTGATGACCTCCACTTACAGCGGGCGCGTGGCGGATGCCGCACAAAATGGCAGCCACCTCGGGCTGGTCTGGCCGGGCAGCCTGTATGGCATGGATTATTGGGCAATCATCAAGGGCTCCAAACACGTCGATCAGGCCAAGCGCTTTATTGCCTTCGCCAATCAGCCGGATGCCCAGGTCAAGTATGTCGAGCAGATCCCTTATGGCCCGACCAATACCGAAGCCGCCGCCAGACTGGACGCCAAGCTCGCGCAATGGGTGCCGACTGCGCCGCAAAACCTCAAGGGCGCGCTGTCGATGGACGTGGCGTTCTGGGTCGATCACGGCGAAGAACTTGAAGAACGCTTCAACGCCTGGGCCAGCAAGTAG
- a CDS encoding class II aldolase/adducin family protein, with protein sequence MNEIATPLRSATEQKLRVELAACYRLIAHFRMTDLIFTHISVRIPGPEHHFLINPYGLMFDEITASNLVKIGLDGRAVESSPYPVNPAGFVIHSAIHGAREDAQCVLHTHTKSGCAVAALKCGLLPVNQISMEFYGRVAYHDYEGVALDMSEQQRLVQDLGDKPVLMLRNHGLLTVGETVSQAFLRMYYLEKACEIQLAAQAAGELVLPPAEVCEHTERQFNEPGRPLDEGELSDPDAMQLAWAALLRLLDRVAPGYRD encoded by the coding sequence ATGAATGAGATCGCTACCCCACTGCGCAGCGCCACGGAACAAAAGCTGCGAGTAGAGCTGGCCGCTTGTTACCGATTGATCGCGCACTTTCGCATGACTGATCTGATCTTCACCCATATCTCGGTGCGAATTCCGGGGCCTGAGCATCACTTCCTGATCAATCCATACGGGCTGATGTTCGATGAAATCACCGCCTCCAATCTGGTGAAGATCGGTCTTGATGGCCGGGCCGTCGAGTCGTCGCCGTACCCGGTGAATCCGGCAGGGTTTGTGATTCACAGCGCCATTCACGGTGCCCGTGAAGACGCGCAGTGCGTGCTGCACACCCACACCAAATCCGGTTGTGCCGTCGCTGCGTTGAAATGCGGATTGCTGCCAGTGAACCAGATTTCCATGGAATTCTATGGGCGGGTCGCTTACCACGACTATGAAGGTGTGGCGCTGGACATGAGCGAGCAGCAACGTCTGGTGCAAGACCTCGGCGACAAACCGGTGCTGATGCTGCGCAACCACGGTTTGCTGACAGTCGGGGAGACCGTCAGCCAGGCGTTTTTGCGCATGTATTACCTGGAGAAAGCCTGCGAAATCCAGCTGGCCGCGCAAGCCGCCGGTGAGTTGGTATTGCCGCCAGCCGAGGTGTGCGAACACACCGAGCGTCAGTTCAACGAACCCGGCCGTCCGTTGGACGAAGGCGAGTTGAGTGACCCGGACGCCATGCAATTGGCCTGGGCGGCGCTGTTGCGATTGCTGGATCGGGTAGCGCCGGGTTATCGCGACTGA
- a CDS encoding TetR family transcriptional regulator C-terminal domain-containing protein → MSQEARFSRMEPELRKANLIEATLVCLKRHGFQGASIRKISAEAGVSVGLISHHYSGKDELVAEAYRAITGRVMSLLRDAMEKAAPTARERLSAFFRGSFSAELLDPQLIDAWLAFWGAVRTAESINLAHEHSYGEYRGILRKVLTELAQEEGWENFDADLAAISLSALLDGLWLESGLNPGTFTPEQGIQICEAWVDGLQAGGRQRFCVQTTGC, encoded by the coding sequence ATGAGTCAGGAAGCCCGTTTTTCCCGCATGGAGCCGGAGTTGCGCAAGGCCAACCTGATCGAAGCGACGCTGGTGTGCCTCAAGCGTCATGGTTTTCAGGGCGCTTCAATCCGCAAGATTTCCGCCGAGGCCGGGGTTTCGGTCGGGCTGATCAGCCACCATTATTCCGGCAAAGATGAACTGGTCGCCGAGGCCTACCGAGCGATTACGGGGCGGGTCATGAGCCTGTTGCGCGACGCGATGGAGAAGGCAGCGCCGACGGCCCGCGAACGATTGTCAGCGTTCTTTCGCGGTTCGTTTTCGGCCGAGTTGCTCGATCCGCAGCTGATCGACGCCTGGCTGGCATTCTGGGGCGCGGTGCGCACGGCCGAGTCGATCAACCTCGCGCACGAACATTCCTACGGCGAGTACCGTGGGATCTTGCGCAAGGTGCTGACCGAGCTGGCACAGGAAGAAGGCTGGGAAAATTTTGATGCCGACCTGGCCGCCATCAGCCTCAGTGCATTGCTCGACGGCTTGTGGCTGGAGTCGGGCCTCAACCCTGGCACCTTTACTCCGGAACAAGGCATTCAGATTTGCGAAGCCTGGGTCGACGGATTGCAGGCCGGCGGTCGCCAACGGTTTTGCGTCCAGACGACGGGCTGTTGA
- a CDS encoding response regulator, which translates to MTPRVLIVDDDPLIRELLHAYLSQEGYEVHCAATAELADTFLASQTVDLVMLDIRLPGKDGLTLTRELRVRSEVGIILITGRNDEIDRIVGLECGADDYVIKPLNPRELVSRAKNLIRRVRHAQTPQPVAAIAKPVKQFADWALDTDRRRLIDPTGSETLLTHGEYQLLSVFLRNSGHTLSRDQLMDQIRNREWVPNDRSIDVLVGRLRRKLHDDPAEPQLIITIHGAGYLFTASVAA; encoded by the coding sequence ATGACTCCTCGGGTACTGATCGTCGATGACGATCCGCTGATTCGCGAACTGCTGCACGCCTACCTGTCCCAGGAAGGTTACGAAGTGCATTGCGCCGCCACGGCCGAACTGGCCGACACCTTCCTGGCGAGCCAGACCGTCGATCTGGTGATGCTCGATATCCGCCTGCCCGGCAAGGACGGCCTGACCCTCACCCGGGAGCTGCGGGTGCGTTCCGAAGTCGGGATCATTCTGATCACCGGTCGCAACGATGAAATTGATCGCATCGTGGGCCTGGAATGCGGCGCCGATGACTACGTGATCAAACCGCTCAACCCTCGCGAATTGGTGTCCCGGGCGAAAAACCTGATCCGCCGGGTTCGCCACGCGCAGACACCGCAACCGGTCGCGGCCATTGCCAAGCCCGTCAAACAATTTGCCGACTGGGCGCTGGACACCGACCGCCGGCGGCTCATCGACCCCACCGGCAGCGAAACCCTGTTGACCCACGGCGAATATCAGTTGCTCAGCGTGTTCTTGCGCAACAGCGGGCACACCTTGAGCCGTGATCAGTTGATGGACCAGATCCGTAATCGCGAGTGGGTGCCCAATGATCGCTCCATCGACGTGCTGGTCGGACGCTTGCGGCGTAAATTGCACGACGACCCGGCCGAGCCGCAACTGATCATCACCATCCACGGCGCCGGGTATCTGTTCACCGCCAGCGTGGCGGCCTGA
- a CDS encoding substrate-binding periplasmic protein: MAAENIRYCDYPVYPPISWSDGKQVRGLAPSVVKNLFGRLGYDVEIVVLGNWKRCLLDVAEGRVDVALAYSTAQREQSMIFSTVPVLREEVALFINRQHPVKFDRLQDLANYRGGLLFGESYGVEFDRLVAQQQNIEWVSDSRQNFGKLIRGRIDFITSERRTGQLYVENLPGAQDIVALPNALSVDYLRVAVSRKSPLARRMPEIDAQLQRMVSSGEVERLLNESEVTYRDMINLPVNSK; the protein is encoded by the coding sequence ATGGCCGCTGAGAACATTCGCTACTGCGACTATCCGGTGTACCCGCCGATCTCCTGGAGCGACGGCAAACAAGTGCGTGGCCTGGCCCCCAGCGTGGTGAAAAACCTCTTCGGGCGCCTGGGCTATGACGTCGAAATCGTCGTGCTGGGCAACTGGAAACGTTGCCTGCTCGACGTCGCCGAAGGCCGGGTCGATGTGGCCCTGGCCTACAGCACCGCGCAACGGGAACAGAGCATGATTTTTTCGACGGTGCCTGTGTTGCGCGAAGAAGTCGCGCTGTTCATCAACCGTCAGCACCCGGTGAAATTTGATCGTCTGCAAGACCTGGCCAATTACCGGGGCGGGCTGTTGTTCGGCGAAAGTTACGGCGTCGAATTCGACCGCCTCGTCGCCCAGCAACAGAACATCGAATGGGTTTCGGACAGCCGCCAGAACTTCGGCAAACTGATTCGCGGGCGCATTGATTTCATCACCTCGGAACGACGCACCGGGCAGTTGTACGTCGAAAACCTGCCGGGCGCGCAAGACATTGTCGCGTTGCCCAACGCCTTGAGCGTCGATTACCTGCGGGTTGCGGTTTCGCGCAAATCCCCGCTCGCCAGGCGCATGCCGGAGATCGACGCGCAGTTGCAGCGCATGGTCAGCAGCGGGGAGGTCGAGCGCTTGCTCAACGAAAGCGAAGTCACCTACCGCGACATGATCAACCTGCCGGTCAATTCCAAATGA
- a CDS encoding ATP-binding protein, producing MIRARPGGLLRRLLLFILLFSLCFTVLASTVQLYFEYRREMRDIDSRMELIRAGYLASLERSLWDLNQEQLNVQLRGLVDFSDVARVHLNSPDFDLLQGNADPVGPLRIERFELDYQPPSGPLRHLGQLEVSTDLGAVHQRLYATGLTSLLWMSVFLCGLAVALSGLFYRLVTRHLQVMAEFARRIAAGDWHEPLHLDKRRSANEDEIDTVAHALDDMRRAILSDIERRETDRLALQNNRDELLRMVERRTASLMRAKDEAEAANLAKSRFLATMSHELRTPLNGILGMAQLLRGANLDERDGKRLDALYKAGEGLLSILNEVLFFARLEEGVSHPEPVDFSLRHLLDEVLTLLEPRAMSNDTTLHCRVDPKVADRHHGAEQFLRQVLSNLLANAIKFTEGGEVRVDVALLAPVPGQRLRLSVTDNGIGIAQAVQEKIFERFTQASEEVAQRFGGTGLGLAISKHLVEQLGGQIGVESEVGQGSCFWFEVTLQPGIAGLADVAIHSEPGRALNVLVVEDVPLNREVVSGLLQGDGHRVWLAEEGEQALIQCAAQTFDLILLDVHLPGISGVELCKLIRHTEGPNRHCRIFALTASVQPALVRGYLDAGMDGILAKPLKLDNLRQALAGKALLPAPQRADEAMDWPLLDTHRTLLGEQKLQGLLAVLRDAITQHREALKEAIEADDCTEVAHLAHRLAGSSDSLGFRALAAALRALEEAARINDESAVRALATQVQAHLQRSQQTLAELLHT from the coding sequence ATGATTCGCGCCCGGCCCGGTGGACTGTTGCGGCGTCTGCTGCTGTTCATTCTGTTGTTCAGCCTGTGCTTCACCGTGCTGGCGAGCACCGTGCAGTTGTACTTCGAATACCGCCGCGAGATGCGCGACATTGACTCACGCATGGAGCTGATCCGCGCCGGTTATCTGGCCAGCCTGGAGCGCAGTCTCTGGGACTTGAACCAGGAACAATTGAACGTGCAGTTGCGCGGTCTGGTGGACTTCTCCGACGTGGCGCGGGTGCACCTGAACAGCCCCGATTTTGATCTGCTGCAAGGCAACGCCGACCCGGTCGGGCCGCTGCGCATCGAGCGTTTCGAGCTGGACTATCAACCGCCGTCCGGGCCTTTGCGGCATCTGGGGCAATTGGAGGTCAGCACCGATCTGGGCGCCGTGCATCAGCGTTTGTACGCCACCGGATTGACCAGCCTGCTGTGGATGAGCGTGTTTCTGTGCGGTTTGGCGGTGGCGCTGTCGGGGTTGTTTTACCGCTTGGTCACCCGGCACCTGCAAGTGATGGCTGAATTCGCCCGGCGCATCGCTGCCGGTGACTGGCACGAGCCCTTGCATCTGGACAAGCGCCGCAGCGCGAACGAAGACGAAATCGACACCGTGGCCCATGCTCTGGACGACATGCGCCGGGCGATCCTCAGTGATATTGAACGACGGGAAACCGATCGACTGGCCTTGCAGAACAACCGCGATGAGTTGCTACGAATGGTCGAACGTCGCACCGCCAGCCTGATGCGCGCCAAGGACGAAGCCGAGGCCGCCAATCTCGCCAAGTCGCGGTTCCTGGCGACCATGAGCCACGAATTGCGCACACCGCTCAACGGCATTCTTGGCATGGCCCAATTGCTGCGCGGCGCGAATCTGGATGAGCGCGACGGCAAACGTCTGGATGCGCTGTACAAGGCCGGCGAAGGGTTGTTGTCGATTCTCAATGAAGTGCTGTTCTTCGCTCGACTGGAGGAGGGCGTCAGTCACCCGGAACCGGTGGATTTCTCGCTCAGGCATTTGCTCGACGAAGTGCTGACGCTGCTTGAGCCGCGCGCTATGAGCAACGATACGACGCTGCACTGCCGAGTAGATCCGAAGGTCGCTGACAGGCATCACGGTGCCGAGCAGTTCCTGCGTCAGGTGCTGAGTAATTTGCTGGCTAACGCGATCAAGTTCACCGAGGGCGGCGAGGTTCGCGTCGATGTGGCGTTGCTGGCGCCAGTCCCCGGGCAGCGGCTGCGATTGAGCGTGACGGACAACGGCATCGGCATTGCCCAGGCGGTGCAGGAAAAGATTTTCGAGCGTTTCACCCAAGCCAGCGAAGAGGTTGCGCAACGCTTTGGCGGAACCGGTCTCGGGTTGGCCATCAGCAAGCATCTGGTTGAACAACTGGGTGGGCAGATCGGTGTTGAAAGCGAAGTCGGGCAGGGCAGTTGTTTCTGGTTCGAGGTGACGCTGCAACCGGGTATTGCCGGCTTGGCCGACGTGGCGATCCACAGCGAACCCGGTCGCGCGCTGAATGTTCTGGTGGTCGAGGACGTGCCTCTGAACCGTGAAGTGGTCAGCGGTTTGTTGCAAGGGGACGGGCATCGGGTCTGGCTTGCAGAGGAGGGCGAACAGGCGCTGATCCAATGCGCTGCGCAGACTTTTGATTTGATTTTGCTCGATGTGCATCTGCCGGGCATCAGCGGTGTCGAGTTGTGCAAACTGATCCGCCACACCGAGGGGCCGAACCGTCACTGCCGCATATTCGCCCTGACCGCCAGCGTGCAGCCGGCATTGGTGCGCGGATATCTGGATGCCGGGATGGATGGCATCCTCGCCAAACCCCTGAAACTCGACAATCTGCGCCAGGCTTTGGCCGGGAAAGCGCTTTTGCCTGCGCCACAAAGGGCGGATGAGGCGATGGACTGGCCATTGCTGGACACGCATCGCACCTTGCTCGGTGAACAGAAACTTCAGGGCTTGCTGGCGGTGTTGCGCGATGCGATCACGCAGCATCGCGAGGCACTCAAGGAGGCGATCGAGGCCGACGATTGCACCGAAGTCGCCCACCTTGCCCATCGTCTGGCCGGCAGCAGCGACTCTTTGGGGTTCCGGGCATTGGCCGCTGCACTGCGTGCGCTGGAAGAGGCTGCGCGGATCAACGATGAGTCGGCAGTGCGGGCATTGGCGACGCAAGTTCAGGCGCATTTGCAGCGTTCGCAACAGACGCTGGCCGAGCTGCTGCACACCTGA